From a single Corynebacterium kroppenstedtii DSM 44385 genomic region:
- a CDS encoding metallophosphoesterase, which yields MSIFPRSIGKKIAATAGAAGAAGAAAALLGASRFRLAVTTIPMLEKGTFRGRRNEFRILHISDLHMLPHQQLKQLWVSELAELEPDLVVNTGDNLGDPKAVPAVVQTLSPLLTTPGLFCFGTNDYWAPTAPNPLRYLTGKKQKHSDQGMPWKNLRAVFKEHGWEDCTHQRHDFAVDGFRLAVAGVDDPHGDLDDYSLIAGEPNKDADLSIGLTHSPEPRVLDAFAKDGYQLILAGHTHGGQLCLPGGKPIVTNSGIDREHASGVSEWKDSILNVSPGLGTSKFAPVRTFCPPTAQLLCIVEKGGGGADDLPEPTVDEIEVGDGFIEREIVVKGL from the coding sequence GTGAGTATTTTTCCCCGGTCCATTGGCAAGAAAATTGCGGCCACCGCGGGTGCTGCAGGTGCTGCAGGGGCCGCTGCTGCGCTGCTCGGCGCTAGCCGGTTCCGCCTCGCCGTCACAACCATCCCCATGCTGGAGAAAGGCACTTTTCGGGGGCGTCGTAACGAATTCCGCATTCTGCACATCTCGGACCTCCACATGCTGCCCCACCAGCAGCTCAAGCAGCTGTGGGTCAGTGAGCTCGCCGAGCTGGAGCCGGACCTGGTTGTCAATACCGGGGATAACCTGGGCGATCCTAAAGCCGTGCCTGCCGTCGTTCAGACACTTTCCCCTCTCTTGACGACGCCGGGCCTGTTCTGTTTTGGCACCAACGATTATTGGGCACCGACGGCTCCCAACCCGCTGCGCTACCTCACGGGCAAAAAGCAGAAGCACAGTGACCAGGGCATGCCGTGGAAGAATCTGCGTGCGGTGTTCAAGGAGCACGGGTGGGAAGATTGCACACACCAGCGGCATGATTTCGCCGTCGACGGGTTCCGACTGGCGGTTGCTGGGGTCGACGATCCGCACGGGGATTTGGATGACTACTCGCTGATCGCTGGGGAGCCGAATAAGGACGCAGACCTGTCCATCGGGTTGACGCATTCGCCCGAGCCGCGGGTGCTGGATGCCTTCGCCAAGGATGGGTATCAGCTGATCCTGGCTGGCCACACGCATGGTGGGCAGTTGTGCCTGCCGGGTGGGAAGCCCATCGTGACGAACTCTGGGATCGACCGCGAGCATGCCTCCGGCGTTTCCGAGTGGAAGGACTCCATTCTCAACGTTTCGCCCGGCCTGGGAACGTCCAAGTTTGCACCGGTGCGAACATTCTGCCCACCGACCGCACAGCTGCTGTGCATCGTCGAAAAGGGTGGCGGTGGAGCCGACGACCTCCCCGAGCCCACTGTCGACGAGATCGAAGTGGGAGACGGCTTCATCGAGCGAGAAATTGTGGTTAAGGGACTGTAG
- a CDS encoding antibiotic biosynthesis monooxygenase family protein has protein sequence MSIVVTNQLTITSDRADEVVSRFSQNMQSLDTFDGFEGFELCKPTEPADDRWIVITRWRDQEAFLGWRNSRKFREDHGWRERESSKEEEAKRPPHGSMNSVVRNYDVMLTKDAAE, from the coding sequence ATGAGCATCGTAGTTACCAACCAGCTGACCATTACGTCAGATCGCGCGGACGAAGTTGTTTCCCGCTTTTCCCAGAACATGCAGTCCTTGGACACGTTCGATGGATTCGAAGGCTTCGAGCTGTGCAAGCCGACGGAACCTGCCGACGACCGCTGGATCGTGATCACTCGGTGGCGCGATCAGGAAGCTTTCCTGGGATGGCGCAATTCCCGCAAGTTCCGTGAAGACCACGGCTGGCGTGAGCGCGAATCCAGCAAGGAAGAAGAGGCGAAGAGGCCACCGCACGGTTCGATGAACTCGGTTGTCCGGAACTATGACGTCATGCTGACTAAGGACGCTGCTGAATAG
- a CDS encoding DUF4442 domain-containing protein: protein MNTRTAALLVKRVLRSPRLFAAAMSAYPPLFAAGVRIRDIPDDWSSAHLVLKVNRLNSNAHGAAFGGSLFSMTDAMFGMLVMQRLGRENEAWTRTGTFQYINPGRNNAHATIQVTDAMVEQIKHEITSDGFCNIPYTTVITNDDGSTVGIGQQELHCRLRKSKEAQRSHREQERGGSSPRVVNRRIEPHEARGITLLSLATAVAWRAFGPASSSAKDHDADASHNAGTLTTLLSAARRIPDPEDRARFVVKKVLEENALTPQDIQEMGIPSRLIPKE, encoded by the coding sequence ATGAATACTCGCACTGCAGCCCTCCTCGTCAAACGTGTCCTCCGCTCACCGCGCCTCTTCGCCGCCGCCATGAGCGCGTATCCACCTCTTTTTGCTGCAGGAGTGAGGATCCGGGACATCCCCGACGATTGGTCGTCGGCACACCTCGTACTCAAGGTCAACCGGCTCAACAGCAATGCGCACGGGGCAGCATTCGGCGGATCGCTGTTCTCCATGACCGACGCCATGTTCGGCATGCTCGTGATGCAGCGCCTCGGGCGGGAGAATGAAGCCTGGACACGCACCGGCACGTTCCAATACATTAACCCCGGCCGCAATAACGCCCACGCCACCATCCAGGTCACGGACGCCATGGTCGAGCAAATCAAACACGAAATCACCTCCGACGGCTTCTGCAACATCCCGTACACCACGGTTATTACTAACGACGACGGCTCTACCGTCGGTATTGGCCAGCAAGAACTCCACTGCCGGCTGCGCAAGAGTAAAGAAGCACAACGCTCACACCGCGAGCAGGAACGTGGAGGTTCGTCCCCTCGTGTGGTCAACCGGCGCATTGAGCCTCACGAAGCCCGCGGAATCACACTTCTTTCATTAGCGACGGCGGTCGCGTGGCGTGCTTTCGGCCCGGCGTCCTCCTCCGCCAAGGATCACGACGCCGACGCATCACACAACGCCGGCACGTTAACCACTCTCCTCAGCGCTGCCCGACGAATCCCCGACCCGGAAGACCGCGCGCGGTTCGTCGTCAAGAAAGTACTAGAGGAAAACGCACTCACGCCCCAGGACATACAAGAGATGGGAATTCCATCACGCCTCATTCCCAAGGAATAG
- a CDS encoding aldo/keto reductase, protein MSSAHYPNVYRAADDRYEPEAHSPMPYNRCGDSGLKLPAITLGLWHNFGGDRPLETQRAILRRAFDRGVTHFDLANNYGPPPGSAESNFGRIFAQDFRPYREEMVISSKAGWYMNSSPYGFGGSRKYLVGSLDASLKRMGLDYVDIFYHHRPDPDTPLEETMSALDHIARSGRALYVGISSYSPELTRQAQSIARDLGTPLTIMQPSYSMFNRWIEGPDGPTDPSVSPAAKTSLLKTCAENGMGVIAFSVLAQGLLTSKYLNGIPENSCLGNHKMNSTFLNDDTLEGIRALNAIAEERGQSLAQMAIAWALRRPEVTSALIGASSVEQLDDSLGALDNLSFTDEELRTIDRYAVDRNINQWQVATDSRD, encoded by the coding sequence ATGAGTAGCGCACATTATCCGAACGTGTACCGAGCTGCAGATGACCGCTACGAACCCGAGGCGCACTCCCCCATGCCCTACAACCGCTGCGGGGATAGCGGCCTGAAACTTCCCGCGATCACACTGGGATTGTGGCACAACTTTGGTGGGGATCGCCCGCTGGAAACGCAACGCGCAATCCTCCGCCGTGCGTTCGATCGTGGCGTCACCCACTTCGACCTGGCCAACAACTACGGGCCACCACCCGGATCCGCGGAATCCAACTTCGGCCGCATTTTCGCCCAGGATTTCCGCCCATACCGCGAAGAAATGGTGATTAGCTCCAAGGCCGGCTGGTATATGAATAGCAGCCCATACGGCTTTGGCGGCAGCAGAAAGTACCTGGTAGGAAGCCTGGATGCGTCGTTGAAGCGGATGGGTTTGGACTATGTCGACATCTTCTACCACCACCGCCCAGACCCCGACACGCCTCTGGAAGAGACAATGAGCGCGCTCGACCACATCGCACGATCAGGGCGCGCGCTCTACGTAGGCATCAGCTCATACTCGCCCGAACTCACGCGGCAAGCACAGAGCATCGCCCGCGACCTGGGAACACCGCTCACCATCATGCAGCCCAGCTATTCCATGTTTAACCGGTGGATCGAAGGCCCCGACGGCCCCACCGACCCATCCGTATCCCCCGCCGCGAAGACATCGCTGCTGAAAACATGCGCAGAGAACGGCATGGGAGTTATCGCGTTCTCTGTCCTTGCCCAAGGCCTGCTGACCAGCAAATACCTCAACGGTATCCCGGAAAACTCATGCCTGGGCAACCACAAGATGAACTCCACATTCCTCAACGACGACACCCTCGAGGGCATCCGTGCCCTCAACGCCATCGCCGAAGAACGTGGCCAATCGCTGGCACAAATGGCGATCGCCTGGGCACTTCGACGGCCAGAGGTGACATCGGCACTGATCGGGGCAAGCTCGGTCGAGCAACTCGACGACAGCCTCGGCGCGCTAGACAACCTGTCATTTACCGACGAGGAGCTGCGCACGATTGACCGCTACGCAGTGGACCGCAATATCAACCAGTGGCAAGTAGCGACGGACTCCCGTGACTAA
- the clcA gene encoding H(+)/Cl(-) exchange transporter ClcA, whose protein sequence is MTNSEHDTNGRNESGHPLTRRERIIRWATGYHSLEWWNEAKERPSMSMVPLTITAVMVGLGTGIIASLFRVCLEHAEAWRTTVFEWSQDHGVIGVIVAIVAPAVLAMVGAAMVRHLEPVAEGSGIPRVEAIVKGNANPTHMRLLPIKFIGGLMSIGGGLALGREGPSVHLGASVATILGRTYRNNRADLRLLIAAGAASGLTTAFSAPLAGAVFVLEELVKRFEARMTVAVLSASGAAYSMAHIIVGDDHVFPLPEPAPPTLDNGPFFLIVGLVAGFAGLLYNRTLMRTLAVVDASTFPVELRAGMIGAAIGIVGYLGPNLVGGGDSLTMDALMGRGTVMVLLGLLVLRFIMAIGSYVALTPGGLFAPMLVLGAELGLIVGLVCHALFPQVAPDPSAMAIVGMAALFAASVGAPVTGLVLTTEMTGAVVLLPPLLGACAVAMFIAVIFKCRPIYDALGLRSARNVAKNAAAIEKRTNQAMQAERRRP, encoded by the coding sequence GTGACTAACTCCGAGCACGACACGAACGGCCGCAATGAGAGCGGCCACCCCCTCACCCGGCGCGAACGCATCATCAGGTGGGCGACCGGGTACCACAGTCTCGAATGGTGGAACGAAGCTAAAGAACGACCCTCTATGTCGATGGTTCCGCTAACCATCACGGCTGTGATGGTGGGATTGGGCACGGGGATCATTGCTTCCCTCTTCCGCGTATGCCTCGAACACGCGGAAGCGTGGAGGACCACAGTGTTCGAGTGGTCACAAGATCATGGGGTTATCGGCGTGATCGTTGCCATTGTTGCACCGGCAGTATTGGCCATGGTGGGAGCAGCGATGGTTCGCCACCTGGAACCGGTGGCGGAGGGATCCGGTATTCCCCGCGTTGAAGCCATCGTGAAGGGCAACGCTAATCCCACCCACATGCGCCTGTTGCCCATCAAGTTCATCGGGGGGCTGATGTCCATCGGAGGAGGCCTGGCACTCGGGCGCGAAGGCCCATCAGTGCACCTTGGTGCGTCGGTGGCTACGATCCTGGGCCGGACCTATCGCAACAACCGTGCCGACCTGCGCTTACTGATCGCCGCCGGAGCGGCCTCCGGACTCACCACGGCGTTTTCCGCACCCCTGGCCGGTGCCGTGTTTGTGCTTGAAGAATTGGTCAAGCGCTTCGAGGCGAGAATGACGGTAGCGGTTCTCTCGGCCTCCGGGGCGGCGTATTCCATGGCACATATTATCGTCGGGGATGACCACGTGTTCCCGCTACCCGAGCCAGCCCCGCCGACGCTGGATAACGGACCTTTTTTCCTGATCGTGGGACTAGTCGCTGGATTCGCTGGGCTGCTGTATAACCGCACACTCATGCGGACTCTGGCAGTGGTCGATGCATCAACATTCCCTGTGGAACTTCGCGCGGGCATGATCGGAGCGGCCATCGGTATCGTCGGTTATCTCGGCCCCAATCTGGTGGGTGGCGGAGATTCATTGACAATGGATGCTCTGATGGGGCGAGGCACTGTCATGGTCCTCCTCGGTCTCCTGGTTTTGCGTTTCATCATGGCGATCGGTTCTTATGTCGCACTCACACCGGGCGGTTTGTTTGCCCCCATGCTTGTGTTGGGCGCTGAGCTCGGGCTGATCGTTGGACTCGTGTGCCACGCACTGTTCCCGCAGGTTGCGCCGGATCCGTCGGCCATGGCGATTGTCGGCATGGCGGCATTATTTGCCGCGAGTGTGGGGGCGCCGGTGACCGGGCTTGTTCTGACTACCGAGATGACAGGTGCCGTTGTGCTCCTTCCGCCACTTTTAGGAGCGTGCGCAGTTGCGATGTTCATCGCCGTGATCTTTAAATGCCGTCCTATTTACGACGCTTTGGGTCTGCGGTCGGCACGGAACGTCGCAAAGAATGCCGCAGCCATTGAGAAACGGACGAATCAAGCAATGCAGGCAGAACGACGTCGGCCATAG
- a CDS encoding cation diffusion facilitator family transporter: MAHNMSLGHDHGEAHHHDHGHGDGYGHSHGHSHDHGASSRGRLIAALAVTATILIAELIGAWISGSLALAADAGHMLVDSSGLVIALIAVHLSQRPRNNRFTWGWSRAEVLAAALQAGMLIIICGIVAVEGISHLINQPDVEPVPMLIIGAIGLVANAASIIILAGGRESSLNMRAAFLEVVNDALGSLAVILAAIIGLATGWVRADSIASLFIVALMVPRAFTLLRTAIRILMEATPDEIDLDDVREHICGVNGVKDCHDLHINTISTGVVALTAHVAVDSGLSVAEHHRILHTLEDCTAQHFPVAIKHTTFQLEAKDHSGHERLHHGAA, encoded by the coding sequence ATGGCTCACAACATGTCCCTCGGACACGACCACGGGGAGGCACACCATCACGATCACGGGCACGGAGATGGGTACGGACATAGCCACGGCCACTCTCACGATCATGGAGCTTCATCACGAGGTCGATTAATTGCTGCCCTCGCGGTCACGGCAACAATCCTGATCGCAGAGCTCATCGGTGCGTGGATCTCCGGTTCGCTGGCCCTCGCAGCCGACGCTGGCCATATGTTGGTTGATTCGTCGGGCCTGGTTATCGCCCTGATCGCCGTGCATCTGTCGCAGCGGCCACGCAATAACCGTTTCACGTGGGGATGGTCGCGAGCGGAGGTACTTGCAGCCGCACTGCAAGCAGGCATGCTGATTATTATCTGCGGAATTGTCGCGGTGGAGGGAATATCTCACCTCATTAACCAACCCGATGTCGAACCCGTGCCCATGCTTATCATCGGAGCTATTGGCCTGGTGGCTAACGCTGCGTCGATTATCATTCTGGCAGGTGGGCGCGAGAGCTCGCTCAATATGCGCGCCGCATTTCTTGAGGTGGTTAACGACGCTTTGGGCTCGCTGGCTGTCATTCTTGCCGCGATTATCGGTTTAGCGACGGGGTGGGTGCGCGCTGACTCGATCGCGTCCCTGTTTATCGTTGCGCTGATGGTTCCGCGCGCATTCACGCTCCTCCGCACAGCGATCCGAATTCTGATGGAGGCCACCCCCGACGAAATCGACCTCGATGATGTTCGCGAACATATTTGCGGCGTCAATGGCGTTAAGGATTGCCATGACCTCCACATCAACACGATCAGCACGGGTGTGGTAGCTCTCACTGCCCATGTGGCAGTGGATAGTGGTCTTTCCGTGGCCGAGCATCATCGGATCCTTCATACCCTGGAAGATTGCACGGCTCAGCATTTTCCGGTGGCCATTAAACACACGACATTCCAGTTGGAAGCGAAGGATCACAGTGGGCACGAGCGCTTACATCACGGCGCGGCTTAA
- a CDS encoding DUF4040 family protein, which yields MELIAIPLFVVLALILVPLFVRLLDRNAGWPLALIFIASAIPLLRKLPDIIDGNPWTWKVTWIEDFLPNGADVIFSLRADALSTFFALLALGIGAAVFIYSTRYLHGGRGSMSFYLLMTAFMAAVVTLVLADDVILMFISWELVSLASFFLIARSGPGGELGSMRTIILTFFGGLTLLTSLGISAGVTGTTSLSGIIHSPEWAHHPTLLSVIAVLIATSACTKSAQFPFHFWLPEAMAADTPVSAFLHAAAVVKAGIYLLLRFSALFHDDAWWRGLLIIVGMFTAIMAALFALQKNDLKKLTAYSTVSQLGWIVCTIGIGTPLAMAAAVVHTLAHALFKSSLFMLIGVVDHQTGTRDIRRLGPIWRKMPWTFSMAVIAATSMAAVPPLFGFISKEGMLDAMAEGELATPATALLLICATVGAILTFAYSYRYVFGGFVDGTRDVSDVHEAPLSLWLPAAIPGFLSLPLGFVPGFMNSFVDAAADSALSTHHATHTHLALFHGINVPLMISLIVIVVGVTCVVFRKAIARVLVGKELSPFTGAHVLQGVITGGSRWGKLAGSMADSVSPTRHLALPFLAVITLAGSVGVGALFNGGAIDGVDMGSRVGGIDRPLDYVALVTVIIGVATAVLSRRRLSAVIAVSAAGVGVTLQILTLGSPDVALTQILVELLTTVVLMLVIRLQPRDFEARSARRDRWAGTIAVLMGLTTTVGVIALVGYHGKPLISQWYLTNGPTISHGNNVVNTILVEFRAFDTMGELSVLGMCGVAIAAVVLSVPRVRDDIRGSLAAIPRPELNSLPMRWMAKLLIPVLILISAAVFWRGHNHPGGGFIAALIGGGALMFYYLSRPADKAPTNNRLPYILVGSGISLAVLAGLAGYLGHASGEEGGHGSRGSFLQPLNAHVGGELLTTAQIFDAGVYLAVLGLVAIALLQLGGPIRPGAEAPLGPVRSHGGFSPLGSNEPDYAPSTQGTDRDTVSESASDSGGDTSGRKPVDTVEVEE from the coding sequence GTGGAGCTTATCGCGATCCCCTTATTCGTGGTGCTCGCCCTCATCCTGGTTCCCCTGTTTGTTCGATTACTCGACCGCAACGCAGGGTGGCCCCTAGCCCTTATTTTCATCGCGTCCGCTATCCCGCTCCTCCGGAAGTTGCCTGACATCATCGACGGCAATCCCTGGACTTGGAAGGTCACGTGGATTGAGGACTTCCTCCCCAATGGCGCTGATGTGATCTTCTCACTCCGCGCTGACGCCTTATCCACATTCTTTGCGCTGCTTGCCTTAGGTATTGGCGCAGCCGTGTTCATTTATTCAACACGGTATTTACACGGTGGCCGCGGATCCATGAGCTTCTACCTGCTCATGACAGCCTTCATGGCAGCCGTCGTCACTCTTGTTCTTGCCGACGACGTTATCCTGATGTTCATCTCGTGGGAGCTCGTGTCACTGGCGTCGTTCTTCCTGATCGCGAGGTCAGGCCCCGGCGGCGAGCTGGGATCAATGCGCACGATCATTCTGACGTTCTTCGGTGGGCTTACGCTTCTAACCAGTTTGGGCATTAGCGCTGGTGTGACGGGCACGACCAGCCTGTCGGGGATTATTCATTCGCCAGAATGGGCGCATCACCCCACGTTGCTATCTGTCATTGCCGTGTTGATTGCGACGTCGGCATGCACGAAGTCGGCGCAGTTCCCCTTCCACTTCTGGCTCCCCGAAGCGATGGCGGCAGATACTCCGGTGTCCGCATTCCTCCACGCAGCAGCCGTCGTAAAAGCGGGTATTTACCTGCTCTTACGTTTCTCCGCTCTCTTCCATGACGACGCATGGTGGCGCGGTCTGCTCATTATCGTTGGTATGTTCACCGCGATTATGGCGGCACTGTTTGCCCTCCAGAAGAATGATCTGAAGAAACTGACCGCGTACTCAACGGTGTCTCAGCTGGGCTGGATTGTGTGCACCATTGGTATTGGCACACCGCTCGCCATGGCGGCGGCGGTGGTGCACACGCTGGCGCACGCCCTGTTCAAGTCCAGCTTGTTCATGCTGATCGGCGTAGTGGACCACCAAACCGGGACGCGCGATATTCGTCGCCTCGGACCCATCTGGCGGAAAATGCCCTGGACATTCAGCATGGCTGTAATTGCAGCAACCTCAATGGCCGCAGTGCCGCCACTATTCGGCTTCATCTCTAAAGAAGGAATGTTGGACGCCATGGCAGAGGGCGAACTGGCCACGCCCGCTACCGCACTACTGCTCATCTGCGCGACGGTGGGCGCAATTTTGACGTTCGCATACTCCTACCGTTACGTCTTCGGCGGTTTCGTCGACGGCACACGTGATGTCAGCGACGTCCACGAAGCACCACTGTCCCTGTGGTTACCCGCAGCAATCCCCGGTTTCCTATCTTTACCACTGGGTTTTGTTCCCGGTTTCATGAATTCCTTCGTGGACGCCGCAGCAGATTCTGCGTTGAGCACGCACCACGCGACGCATACTCATCTCGCGCTGTTCCACGGCATCAACGTGCCACTTATGATCAGCCTCATTGTCATCGTCGTCGGTGTCACATGTGTTGTCTTCCGTAAGGCCATTGCGCGGGTGCTCGTCGGTAAGGAACTATCCCCCTTCACGGGAGCACACGTGCTCCAAGGTGTCATCACCGGTGGTTCTCGCTGGGGCAAGCTGGCCGGTTCCATGGCGGATTCCGTCTCACCGACGCGCCACCTGGCCCTCCCGTTCTTAGCGGTTATCACCCTCGCGGGTTCCGTGGGCGTCGGGGCGCTATTTAATGGTGGCGCCATCGATGGCGTCGATATGGGTTCCCGGGTGGGCGGAATTGACCGTCCGCTGGATTACGTTGCCCTGGTCACGGTCATTATTGGTGTGGCCACTGCGGTTCTGTCGCGACGTCGCTTGTCGGCAGTCATTGCGGTCAGCGCTGCCGGTGTCGGCGTTACCCTGCAGATTCTTACCCTAGGCAGCCCGGATGTGGCGCTCACCCAGATTTTGGTTGAGCTTCTCACCACCGTGGTCCTCATGCTGGTTATCCGGCTGCAACCGCGTGATTTCGAGGCCCGATCCGCACGTCGCGATCGCTGGGCCGGAACGATCGCGGTTCTCATGGGATTGACGACGACGGTCGGCGTGATCGCGCTGGTCGGCTACCACGGAAAGCCGTTGATTTCGCAGTGGTACCTCACCAATGGGCCCACGATTTCGCACGGTAATAACGTCGTGAACACAATCCTGGTGGAGTTCCGTGCTTTCGATACCATGGGCGAGCTTTCTGTGCTCGGTATGTGTGGTGTGGCGATCGCCGCGGTGGTGCTCTCCGTGCCGCGTGTGCGCGACGACATCCGTGGATCCTTGGCCGCTATCCCGCGCCCGGAGCTGAACTCGTTACCGATGAGGTGGATGGCGAAACTTCTCATCCCCGTCCTCATTCTGATCAGCGCGGCCGTGTTCTGGCGCGGACACAACCACCCCGGCGGCGGGTTCATCGCGGCCCTGATCGGTGGTGGCGCGCTGATGTTCTACTACCTGTCCCGTCCGGCAGATAAGGCGCCGACCAACAACCGGCTCCCCTACATCCTTGTGGGGTCAGGTATTTCGTTAGCAGTCCTTGCAGGTCTCGCCGGTTACCTCGGGCATGCCTCTGGTGAAGAAGGCGGGCACGGCTCCCGCGGTTCCTTCCTCCAACCGCTCAATGCCCATGTTGGTGGCGAACTTTTGACGACGGCCCAAATCTTCGACGCCGGCGTCTACCTAGCCGTCCTTGGTTTAGTGGCCATCGCACTCTTGCAATTGGGTGGGCCAATCCGCCCCGGCGCGGAAGCGCCGCTAGGGCCTGTGCGCTCGCACGGTGGGTTCTCTCCCCTCGGCTCTAATGAGCCAGATTATGCACCGTCTACTCAGGGCACTGATCGCGATACCGTGTCTGAATCGGCGTCCGATAGTGGTGGCGATACGTCCGGCCGGAAACCCGTCGACACCGTGGAGGTGGAAGAATGA
- a CDS encoding cation:proton antiporter subunit C: MIIAITIGVLTAGGVFLVLQRGMVRLILGMTLIGHATNLTLLAAGIGAWRAEPIMSGTNPHDAADPLPQAFVLTAIVISMATTAFMLALAALGRSDDTLSDPVKEFPDLFAAFKDSVWSTEEKSVPAKEKVAQDQAKDSQEEHHTPTDDAYVLPDHLTNEVTALQTMGRSARRISTDSNQYRRRQEREEGIE; the protein is encoded by the coding sequence ATGATTATCGCAATAACGATTGGTGTGCTGACCGCCGGCGGTGTGTTCCTGGTTCTACAACGGGGAATGGTCCGGTTGATACTCGGAATGACGCTCATTGGCCACGCCACCAACTTGACGCTCCTGGCTGCCGGCATTGGAGCGTGGCGGGCGGAGCCCATTATGAGTGGCACGAACCCGCACGATGCAGCCGATCCGTTGCCGCAGGCTTTCGTGCTGACGGCAATTGTTATTTCGATGGCCACCACCGCATTCATGCTGGCCTTGGCCGCATTAGGTCGCTCCGATGACACGTTGAGCGACCCGGTCAAGGAGTTCCCCGATTTGTTTGCAGCATTTAAGGACTCGGTGTGGAGCACGGAGGAAAAGTCCGTGCCCGCTAAGGAGAAGGTGGCACAGGACCAGGCAAAGGATTCGCAGGAGGAGCACCATACTCCTACCGACGACGCCTACGTTTTGCCCGATCACCTCACCAACGAGGTGACAGCGCTACAGACGATGGGCCGCAGTGCGCGTCGAATTTCGACCGACTCGAACCAGTATCGACGCCGCCAAGAGCGCGAGGAGGGCATCGAATAA